From the genome of Bordetella sp. H567, one region includes:
- a CDS encoding EAL domain-containing protein yields the protein MHRSAQRARFTLWHMVYLLLAVALPFLLAIPVIHHQAERRAQDQLRIVENLVISQSENIVAHAIQVASEIDPLAGKPCKTIADVLREAGSLRPYFRTLAVIDRNTLYCSSVSGALDRPLAQVVPGMIKLPPGVTLYVVPGTPLVPNRAALFVFLGIDDGRGVLASVDGQYLHDLIAAVDQEGHYSVQLRIGTGYALNAAGIHDWIAAPARNDGGLTDEGVTVTRRSALYPIEVSATLSQARLVAYHHALWLQYIPFLAIASALLAYLAHRLNTRRIAMATEIRRGMRRREFCVLYQPIVDLSTGACVGAEALLRWRHPIYGTVPPELFYPLVGESALAMRLTRHLLCLIQRDLGAASLPEGFHLNINLNAEHLCRRELVGDVERFLHGFKAANPRLIFELTERKGFPDTAAVLSNMRALRAIGVAFAIDDFGTGHSSLACLEKITVDYLKIAKGFVSVIDTDAVNAPVLELIISLGGRLGVALIGEGIETETQAAYLRAKGVNLAQGGLFSPPVPAISLLAGL from the coding sequence GTGCATCGTTCGGCGCAGCGCGCGCGCTTTACCCTGTGGCACATGGTGTACCTGCTCCTGGCTGTCGCGCTGCCGTTTCTGCTGGCAATACCGGTGATCCATCACCAGGCCGAACGTCGCGCGCAGGACCAGTTGCGCATCGTCGAAAACCTGGTCATTTCCCAGTCGGAAAACATCGTCGCGCATGCCATCCAGGTCGCCTCCGAGATCGATCCCCTGGCCGGCAAGCCGTGCAAGACCATCGCGGATGTCCTGCGCGAAGCCGGTTCCTTGCGTCCATACTTCCGCACGCTGGCCGTCATCGATCGCAATACGCTTTACTGTTCGTCTGTCAGCGGCGCGCTGGACCGCCCGTTGGCGCAGGTCGTGCCCGGCATGATCAAGCTACCGCCTGGCGTGACACTGTATGTCGTGCCCGGAACGCCGCTGGTCCCGAACAGGGCCGCCTTGTTTGTCTTTCTCGGCATCGACGATGGGCGCGGCGTACTTGCCAGCGTGGATGGCCAATACCTGCATGACCTGATCGCGGCCGTGGACCAAGAAGGGCATTACTCCGTCCAGTTGCGCATCGGTACCGGGTACGCGCTGAATGCCGCCGGAATACACGACTGGATTGCCGCGCCGGCCAGAAACGACGGTGGCCTTACCGACGAGGGCGTTACCGTCACCAGACGGTCCGCGCTGTATCCCATCGAGGTCAGCGCGACGCTCAGTCAAGCGCGGCTGGTCGCGTATCACCATGCCCTGTGGCTGCAATACATTCCCTTCCTGGCGATAGCATCCGCGTTGCTGGCGTACCTGGCGCATCGCCTGAACACTCGCCGGATCGCCATGGCCACCGAAATCCGCCGCGGCATGCGCCGTAGGGAGTTCTGTGTGCTGTACCAACCCATCGTGGACCTGTCCACGGGGGCCTGCGTGGGCGCCGAGGCCTTGCTGCGGTGGCGCCATCCGATCTACGGGACCGTGCCGCCTGAATTGTTCTATCCCCTGGTGGGCGAAAGCGCGCTGGCCATGCGCCTGACGCGGCACCTGCTGTGCCTGATACAGCGCGATCTGGGCGCGGCATCCTTGCCGGAAGGCTTTCACTTGAACATCAACCTCAACGCCGAACATCTGTGCCGGCGGGAACTCGTGGGCGACGTCGAGCGTTTTCTGCATGGGTTCAAGGCGGCCAATCCGCGACTGATATTCGAGTTGACGGAACGTAAAGGCTTCCCGGACACCGCGGCCGTATTGAGCAATATGCGCGCCTTGCGCGCCATCGGCGTCGCCTTCGCCATCGACGATTTCGGCACGGGCCATAGTTCCCTGGCCTGTCTTGAGAAAATCACCGTGGATTATCTGAAGATCGCGAAAGGCTTTGTGTCGGTCATCGATACGGACGCCGTCAACGCGCCCGTGCTGGAACTGATCATTTCCCTGGGCGGACGGTTGGGGGTGGCCTTGATCGGGGAAGGGATCGAAACCGAAACCCAGGCTGCCTATCTGCGCGCGAAGGGCGTCAACCTGGCGCAGGGCGGGCTTTTTTCTCCGCCGGTCCCGGCGATTTCCCTGCTGGCAGGGTTGTAG
- a CDS encoding ATP-binding protein codes for MNGVIGVLDILQDTDLSAEQQRYLGTAMQSARLLLRVINDILDYAKIESGALPLCNAPYDFYRAMENMAELYLPLARRKGLTLTVAIMPHFDRRLVGDEIRISQVVANLLSNAIAFTDRGVVTLSARRRLARHGDELEISVCDTGAGMSEEYQQRLFAPFHQEDTSTTRRHGGTGLGLSIVKHLVERMGGLITIRSQRGVGTSACVRIPAHWQPHAFTWPCYPGRTATIHVSNPEMLPMLRAWCSKSRLHVLPPDAPADIRILTDGGDGFWVATATTRCGPMHSVYPFLRTLETLWRPIRDIGPPERSLDRPADVTTDSGVAPLTSVQRAPYRPPGDDITPADTAADVLLVEDNEINRDITLRQLALLGISAHSADDGEAGLTAWLARRPRAMLVDCHMPKLDGYELARRIRTHEMIHGWPRTTLIGFSANATQSDARACLAAGMDDYVPKPTTRAKLQEALRRTGYLPSAAPPPPDE; via the coding sequence ATGAACGGCGTCATCGGTGTACTGGATATCTTGCAGGATACGGACCTCAGCGCGGAGCAGCAGCGTTACCTGGGCACCGCCATGCAGTCGGCGCGCCTGCTGCTTCGCGTCATCAACGATATCCTGGACTACGCCAAGATCGAATCGGGGGCCTTGCCACTGTGCAACGCCCCCTACGACTTCTACCGCGCCATGGAGAACATGGCCGAGCTGTACCTGCCCCTGGCTCGCCGCAAAGGGCTGACGCTGACCGTGGCCATCATGCCGCACTTCGATAGGCGGCTGGTGGGTGACGAGATCCGGATAAGCCAGGTCGTCGCCAACCTTCTCAGCAACGCCATCGCATTCACGGACCGCGGGGTCGTCACGCTGTCGGCGCGGCGGCGGCTTGCGCGCCACGGCGACGAACTGGAGATATCCGTCTGCGATACGGGCGCCGGTATGTCGGAGGAGTACCAACAGCGCCTATTCGCGCCGTTTCACCAGGAAGACACGTCCACCACGCGGCGCCATGGCGGCACGGGACTGGGCCTGTCCATCGTCAAGCACCTGGTGGAACGCATGGGTGGCCTCATCACGATACGCAGCCAGCGCGGCGTGGGCACGTCCGCCTGCGTGCGCATACCCGCGCATTGGCAACCCCATGCCTTCACCTGGCCCTGCTACCCCGGACGCACCGCCACCATACATGTGTCGAATCCCGAGATGCTTCCCATGCTGCGCGCGTGGTGTAGCAAGTCCCGCCTACACGTGTTGCCGCCCGACGCGCCCGCCGATATACGTATCCTGACCGACGGCGGCGACGGCTTCTGGGTAGCGACAGCCACCACGCGTTGCGGTCCCATGCATTCGGTGTATCCGTTCCTGCGCACGCTGGAAACGCTGTGGAGGCCCATCCGCGATATCGGGCCACCCGAACGCAGCCTGGATCGTCCCGCGGATGTCACCACGGATTCCGGCGTGGCCCCGCTGACCTCCGTGCAACGGGCACCGTACCGCCCGCCTGGCGATGACATCACCCCGGCGGACACCGCGGCGGACGTCCTGCTGGTGGAAGACAACGAAATCAACCGCGACATCACGCTGAGGCAACTCGCATTGCTGGGAATCAGCGCCCATTCCGCGGATGACGGCGAAGCCGGCCTGACGGCATGGCTTGCCAGGCGGCCGCGCGCCATGCTGGTGGACTGCCACATGCCGAAACTGGATGGGTACGAACTGGCCAGGCGTATCCGCACCCACGAGATGATCCATGGCTGGCCTCGCACGACCCTGATCGGCTTCAGCGCCAACGCCACCCAGTCGGATGCCCGCGCCTGTCTGGCCGCGGGCATGGACGATTACGTGCCCAAGCCGACGACGCGCGCCAAGCTGCAGGAAGCCTTGCGGCGCACGGGCTATCTGCCCTCGGCCGCTCCCCCACCCCCGGACGAATAA
- a CDS encoding response regulator transcription factor: MLISGEPSVRRYLLTSRPRHRIRVSVLDDHPVIALGMASFLQHQADFEVVHTETSAVRFLESLKKVPCDVVIVDFYLPRQPWEGIHFIKRIRRLHPELIIITFSAGKIMDTEYAAFKAGANGYVPKGERLPFLADMIRLAVNTPRAFYSCSEGHVRDCRPKRPEERLTNAELEILRNIALGLSVTQIAAKLLRSKKTISTHKRRAMKKLELADDLALALYLKEKFEQSIGD; the protein is encoded by the coding sequence ATGCTGATCTCCGGTGAACCCTCCGTACGGCGCTATCTGCTTACCTCGCGCCCCCGTCACCGCATCCGCGTATCGGTGCTGGACGACCACCCCGTCATCGCGCTCGGCATGGCCTCGTTTCTGCAGCACCAAGCGGATTTCGAAGTCGTCCATACCGAAACCTCGGCCGTACGGTTCCTCGAAAGCCTGAAGAAAGTTCCGTGCGACGTCGTGATCGTGGATTTCTACCTGCCGCGCCAGCCGTGGGAAGGCATCCATTTCATCAAGCGCATACGGCGCCTGCACCCGGAACTCATCATCATCACGTTTTCCGCGGGCAAGATCATGGATACCGAATACGCGGCGTTCAAGGCCGGCGCCAACGGCTACGTGCCCAAGGGAGAACGTCTTCCCTTCCTGGCGGACATGATCCGATTGGCGGTCAATACGCCCCGCGCCTTCTACTCTTGTAGCGAGGGCCACGTGCGCGATTGCCGTCCCAAACGGCCGGAGGAACGGCTCACCAACGCCGAACTGGAAATCCTGCGCAATATCGCGCTGGGGCTGTCGGTAACGCAGATCGCGGCCAAGCTGCTGCGCAGCAAGAAAACCATCAGCACCCACAAGCGCCGGGCGATGAAAAAGCTGGAGCTGGCTGACGACCTCGCGCTGGCGCTCTACCTGAAAGAAAAGTTCGAACAGTCGATAGGCGACTGA
- the thrS gene encoding threonine--tRNA ligase produces the protein MVQITLPDGSRREFPGPVTVAEVAQSIGAGLARAALGGKVTVDGEPARLVDTSFRIERDARLGIVTAKDAEGLDLIRHSTAHLLAYAVKSLFPDAQVTIGPVIDNGFYYDFSYKRPFTPEDLQAIEKKMAELAKKDEPVTREEWKRDDAVAFFNGIGEKYKAEIIASIPSNETLSLYREGDFIDLCRGPHVPSTGKLKVFKLMKVAGAYWRGDSKNEMLQRIYGTAWATKEEQDAYLHMLEEAEKRDHRKLGRELDLFHFQDEAPGLIFWHPKGWQLWQQVEQYMRAVYRDNGYHEVKAPQILDLSLWKKTGHWDNYRENMFTTESENRVYGLKPMNCPGHVQIFNAGLHSYRDLPLRYGEFGQCHRNEPSGSLHGMMRVRGFTQDDGHIFCTEDQMQDECAAFTALLQKVYRDFGFEHVLYKVATRPEKRIGDDATWDAAEQALMDSLKRTGCEFEISPGEGAFYGPKIEYTLKDAIGRHWQCGTLQVDFSMPVRLGAEYVDADDQRRPPVMLHRAILGSLERFIGMLIENHAGAMPVWLSPVQAVVCCISEPSADYAAQITQTLKKQGFRVASDLRGEKITYKIREHSLQKVPYILVVGDKEREAGSVAVRARGGLDLGTLGLDDFVARLTDEVTQRRDIGRPEQVS, from the coding sequence ATGGTACAAATCACCTTGCCCGATGGCTCCCGACGCGAATTCCCGGGCCCTGTCACGGTGGCGGAAGTTGCCCAGTCGATCGGGGCGGGGCTGGCGCGCGCCGCGCTGGGCGGGAAGGTGACGGTGGACGGCGAACCCGCCCGCTTGGTGGACACGAGTTTCCGCATTGAACGCGATGCGCGGCTGGGCATCGTCACGGCCAAGGATGCCGAAGGCCTGGACCTGATCCGGCACTCCACGGCGCATTTGCTCGCCTATGCCGTGAAAAGCCTGTTTCCAGACGCCCAGGTCACCATCGGTCCGGTCATCGACAACGGCTTTTATTACGACTTCTCGTACAAGCGTCCCTTCACGCCGGAGGACCTCCAAGCCATAGAAAAGAAAATGGCGGAGCTGGCCAAGAAGGACGAACCGGTCACGCGCGAAGAATGGAAGCGGGATGATGCCGTTGCGTTCTTCAATGGCATCGGGGAAAAGTACAAGGCCGAAATCATCGCTTCCATCCCGTCCAACGAGACACTCAGCCTGTATCGGGAAGGCGATTTCATCGACCTGTGCCGGGGCCCGCACGTGCCGTCCACCGGCAAGCTGAAGGTCTTCAAGCTGATGAAGGTGGCGGGTGCTTATTGGCGCGGCGACAGCAAGAATGAGATGCTGCAGCGCATCTACGGCACGGCGTGGGCCACGAAGGAAGAGCAGGACGCCTATCTCCATATGCTGGAGGAAGCGGAAAAGCGCGATCACCGCAAGCTGGGCCGGGAACTGGACTTGTTCCACTTCCAGGACGAGGCGCCGGGGCTGATCTTCTGGCATCCCAAGGGCTGGCAGCTGTGGCAGCAGGTAGAGCAGTACATGCGCGCCGTCTATCGGGACAACGGCTACCACGAAGTCAAGGCGCCTCAGATCCTGGACCTGTCGCTATGGAAGAAAACGGGGCACTGGGACAACTACCGCGAGAACATGTTCACGACGGAGTCCGAAAACCGCGTCTATGGCCTGAAGCCCATGAACTGCCCCGGCCACGTGCAGATCTTCAACGCGGGATTGCATTCCTATCGCGATTTGCCCTTGCGCTATGGCGAGTTCGGGCAGTGCCACCGCAATGAGCCCTCGGGTTCCCTGCACGGGATGATGCGGGTGCGCGGCTTTACCCAGGACGACGGCCATATTTTCTGCACGGAAGACCAGATGCAGGATGAATGCGCGGCGTTCACGGCCTTGTTGCAGAAGGTCTACCGCGATTTCGGATTCGAGCACGTGCTCTACAAGGTCGCCACCCGTCCCGAGAAGCGCATCGGCGACGATGCGACCTGGGACGCGGCGGAACAGGCCCTGATGGACAGCCTGAAACGTACCGGTTGCGAATTCGAGATTTCCCCCGGCGAGGGCGCGTTCTATGGCCCCAAAATCGAGTACACGCTGAAGGACGCCATCGGTCGCCATTGGCAGTGCGGCACCCTGCAGGTGGACTTCTCGATGCCGGTGCGCCTGGGTGCGGAATACGTGGACGCCGACGACCAGCGCCGCCCGCCCGTCATGCTGCACCGGGCAATACTCGGTTCGCTGGAGCGTTTCATCGGCATGCTGATCGAAAACCACGCCGGCGCGATGCCTGTCTGGCTCTCGCCCGTGCAGGCCGTTGTCTGCTGTATTTCGGAGCCATCCGCCGACTATGCGGCGCAAATCACGCAAACCCTGAAAAAACAAGGCTTTAGGGTTGCATCGGATTTGCGCGGGGAAAAAATCACTTATAAAATTAGAGAGCACAGCCTGCAAAAGGTCCCGTACATCCTTGTCGTGGGTGACAAAGAACGGGAAGCCGGGTCGGTTGCCGTCCGCGCGCGCGGGGGGCTGGACCTGGGAACACTCGGATTGGACGACTTTGTCGCCCGTCTGACGGACGAAGTCACGCAACGCCGCGATATCGGACGCCCCGAGCAGGTTTCGTAA
- the infC gene encoding translation initiation factor IF-3: MATEKANRINGEIRVPEVRLIGLDGEQLGIVKTPDALRLSEQADVDLVEIAPNAEPPVCRLMDYGKFKYQEQKRQSEARAKQKVIQVKEVKFRPATDEGDYQVKLRNLRRFLEEGDKAKVTLRFRGREMAHQELGMRVLERVRDDLTELAMVESMPKLEGRQMIMVLAPRKKATQGKEAAGA, encoded by the coding sequence ATCGCCACTGAAAAAGCCAACCGCATCAACGGTGAAATTCGTGTTCCCGAGGTGCGTCTGATAGGTCTGGACGGAGAACAGCTCGGTATCGTCAAAACCCCCGATGCGCTTCGTCTGTCCGAACAAGCCGACGTCGATCTGGTGGAAATCGCGCCCAATGCCGAACCCCCGGTCTGCCGCCTGATGGATTACGGCAAGTTCAAGTACCAGGAACAGAAGCGCCAGTCGGAGGCGCGTGCCAAGCAGAAGGTCATCCAGGTCAAGGAAGTCAAATTCCGGCCAGCGACCGATGAAGGCGATTACCAGGTCAAGCTGCGCAATCTGCGGCGCTTCCTCGAAGAGGGTGACAAGGCCAAAGTGACGCTGCGTTTCCGTGGACGCGAAATGGCGCACCAGGAACTGGGTATGCGGGTGCTTGAACGGGTACGCGACGACCTGACGGAACTGGCCATGGTGGAATCCATGCCCAAACTGGAAGGTCGCCAGATGATCATGGTGTTGGCGCCGCGCAAGAAAGCGACGCAGGGTAAGGAAGCGGCGGGCGCCTGA
- the gshB gene encoding glutathione synthase has translation MHVLFIIDPLPLLKAYKDSSVAMMQGLTARGHTLSVALQGDLYIDEGKVLARSTPIALVQGADLHEHAWWRETGAAVEQPLSAFGAVLMRKDPPFDMEYVYATHLLEYAQAQGAKVYNQGGAIRNHPEKLAITEFSEFTAPTLVTRDMARIKAFHGRYHDVIVKPLDGMGGTGIFRLRQEEPNLNAILETLTDNGTRTIMAQRYIPDIAKGDKRVLLIGGEPVPYSLARIPQAGETRGNLAAGGRGVAQPLSDRDRQLAAALGPRLAARGLLLVGLDVIGDYVTEINVTSPTCFVEITEQTGFDVPGMFVDALERAVGA, from the coding sequence ATGCATGTCTTGTTCATTATCGATCCCTTGCCGCTGCTGAAGGCGTACAAGGATAGTTCCGTCGCCATGATGCAGGGCCTGACGGCCCGGGGCCATACGCTGAGCGTCGCGCTGCAGGGCGATCTCTACATCGACGAAGGCAAAGTGCTGGCCAGGTCGACCCCCATCGCCCTGGTGCAGGGAGCCGACCTGCACGAGCACGCGTGGTGGCGCGAAACAGGCGCGGCGGTCGAGCAGCCGCTTTCGGCCTTCGGGGCGGTGCTGATGCGCAAGGATCCGCCGTTCGACATGGAATACGTCTACGCGACCCACCTGCTGGAATACGCGCAGGCGCAGGGCGCGAAGGTGTACAACCAGGGCGGCGCCATCCGCAACCATCCCGAAAAACTGGCCATCACGGAATTCTCCGAATTCACCGCGCCCACGCTCGTCACGCGCGACATGGCGCGCATCAAGGCCTTTCATGGGCGGTATCACGACGTCATCGTCAAGCCGCTGGATGGCATGGGCGGGACCGGCATCTTCCGCCTGCGCCAGGAGGAGCCCAACCTGAACGCGATCCTGGAAACGCTGACCGATAACGGCACGCGAACCATCATGGCGCAGCGCTATATCCCGGATATCGCCAAGGGCGACAAGCGCGTGCTGCTGATAGGCGGCGAGCCGGTACCTTATTCGCTGGCGCGCATCCCCCAGGCGGGCGAGACGCGCGGCAATCTGGCGGCCGGCGGCCGCGGGGTGGCGCAGCCGCTGTCCGATCGCGATCGGCAACTGGCAGCAGCGCTGGGGCCGCGCCTTGCAGCGCGCGGTTTGCTGTTGGTGGGGCTGGACGTGATTGGCGACTACGTGACCGAAATCAACGTCACGAGCCCGACCTGCTTTGTCGAGATCACCGAACAGACGGGTTTCGACGTGCCGGGCATGTTCGTCGACGCGCTTGAACGCGCCGTCGGCGCGTAA
- a CDS encoding PTS sugar transporter subunit IIA, producing the protein MTGIVIVVHTPLGSAMMDCASHVMGKVKEVAVHDIRADDMPEAMIPGVVADILRQGQDGNGVLVLTDLVGATPANIAKQAVIEAQAQGVQCAVLAGLNTPMLLRALTYRSLPLTETREKALAGGVQGVLRVD; encoded by the coding sequence ATGACCGGCATCGTCATCGTCGTCCATACGCCGCTGGGCTCGGCGATGATGGACTGCGCCAGTCATGTGATGGGCAAGGTCAAGGAGGTCGCGGTGCATGATATCCGCGCCGACGATATGCCGGAGGCCATGATCCCCGGCGTCGTGGCCGATATCCTGCGGCAGGGACAGGATGGCAACGGGGTGCTGGTGTTGACCGACCTGGTAGGCGCCACGCCCGCGAATATCGCCAAGCAGGCCGTCATCGAAGCGCAGGCCCAAGGCGTCCAGTGCGCCGTGCTGGCCGGGCTGAATACCCCCATGCTGCTGCGGGCCTTGACCTATCGGAGCCTGCCACTGACGGAAACCCGGGAAAAGGCGCTGGCCGGCGGGGTGCAAGGTGTCTTGCGTGTAGACTGA
- a CDS encoding HPr family phosphocarrier protein yields MPISEITISNKLGLHARAAAKLTQLASKFNSDIYISRGAQRVNAKSIMGVMMLAAGLGVTVKLDASGPDAEHALKEIESLFDSKFGELE; encoded by the coding sequence ATGCCTATCTCCGAAATCACGATCAGCAATAAACTCGGCCTGCACGCGCGCGCAGCGGCCAAGCTGACCCAGCTGGCCAGCAAATTCAATAGCGATATCTATATTTCCCGGGGCGCGCAACGCGTGAACGCGAAAAGCATCATGGGGGTCATGATGCTGGCCGCTGGCCTGGGTGTGACGGTGAAGCTGGACGCGTCGGGTCCGGATGCGGAACATGCGCTGAAGGAAATCGAATCCTTGTTCGACAGCAAATTCGGTGAGCTCGAATAA
- the ptsP gene encoding phosphoenolpyruvate--protein phosphotransferase translates to MARGYAIGRAVVMGAAALEVAHYRIAPEEVQAECERLTAALTAAQADLLQMADTLPDDAPRELGAMLNVHRLLLADPLLAEQALLLIKERHYNAEWALTMQGQLLGEQFDAMEDDYLRERGADVRQVIERALHVLAGTSGLRDPDELDGDDPLVVVAHDISPADMLRLRGGRFLAFVTDLGGATSHTAIVARSMGVPAVVALGNVRELVRDGDMLVVDGATGAVIVNPSPAILAEFRERQRAYASERAELELLRDEPAITLDGIGIVLHANIELPDEAEPALAAGAEGIGLFRSEFLFMGRPGLPGEEEQYQAYSSVVKVMAGRPVTIRTLDIGADKTLDDEATVATNPALGQRAIRYCLAHPEMFATQLRAILRASAHGPVRVLIPMIAHMHEVEATRLALDAARRELDARGQPYAAHIELGAMVEVPAIAIAIEPFAQALDFLSIGTNDLIQYTLAIDRGDGQVASLYDPLHPAVLRLVAHTINAGERAGKPVAVCGEMAGDANLTRLLLGLGLTEFSMHAQQLLDVKREVRRAHSNALRVKVASVLNRALPVDLATLNQP, encoded by the coding sequence GTGGCGCGCGGCTACGCGATCGGCCGCGCGGTCGTCATGGGCGCGGCGGCCTTGGAGGTCGCGCACTATCGCATTGCGCCGGAAGAGGTGCAGGCAGAGTGCGAACGCCTGACGGCGGCCTTGACGGCCGCGCAGGCGGATCTGCTGCAGATGGCCGACACGCTGCCGGACGATGCGCCGCGGGAACTGGGCGCCATGCTGAACGTCCATCGCCTGCTCCTGGCCGATCCCTTGCTGGCCGAACAGGCCTTGTTGCTGATCAAGGAACGGCACTACAACGCCGAATGGGCGCTGACCATGCAGGGCCAGCTGCTGGGCGAGCAGTTCGACGCGATGGAAGACGACTACCTGCGCGAACGTGGCGCGGACGTTCGCCAGGTCATCGAGCGGGCTTTGCACGTGCTGGCCGGCACGTCCGGACTGCGCGATCCCGACGAGCTGGACGGCGACGATCCGCTGGTCGTGGTGGCGCATGATATTTCCCCCGCCGACATGCTGCGCTTGCGCGGCGGCCGGTTCCTGGCTTTCGTCACGGACCTGGGTGGGGCCACTTCGCACACAGCCATCGTGGCGCGCAGCATGGGCGTGCCCGCCGTGGTGGCGCTGGGCAACGTGCGGGAACTGGTGCGCGACGGCGACATGCTGGTGGTGGACGGCGCGACCGGCGCGGTGATCGTCAATCCATCGCCGGCGATTCTTGCTGAATTCCGCGAGCGTCAGCGCGCCTATGCCAGCGAGCGCGCGGAACTGGAACTGCTGCGGGACGAACCTGCCATTACCCTGGACGGCATAGGCATCGTACTGCACGCCAATATCGAATTGCCTGACGAGGCCGAGCCCGCGCTGGCCGCCGGCGCGGAAGGCATCGGCTTGTTCCGTAGCGAGTTCCTGTTCATGGGACGGCCGGGCCTGCCCGGCGAGGAAGAGCAGTACCAGGCGTATTCGTCGGTGGTGAAGGTCATGGCCGGCCGCCCGGTCACGATCCGTACGCTGGATATCGGCGCCGACAAGACGCTGGACGATGAAGCCACGGTGGCCACCAATCCGGCCCTGGGGCAGCGCGCGATCCGCTACTGCCTGGCGCATCCCGAGATGTTCGCCACGCAGCTGCGCGCCATTCTTCGGGCGTCCGCGCACGGGCCGGTGCGCGTGCTCATTCCCATGATCGCGCACATGCATGAAGTCGAGGCCACCCGCCTGGCCCTGGACGCCGCGCGGCGCGAACTGGATGCACGTGGCCAGCCGTATGCGGCCCACATCGAACTTGGCGCGATGGTGGAGGTGCCGGCCATCGCCATCGCCATCGAACCCTTCGCCCAGGCGCTGGATTTCCTGTCCATCGGCACGAACGATCTCATCCAGTACACGTTGGCCATCGACCGCGGCGACGGCCAGGTCGCGTCGCTGTACGATCCCCTGCATCCGGCCGTGCTGCGGCTGGTGGCGCATACCATCAATGCGGGAGAGCGCGCCGGCAAGCCTGTCGCCGTCTGCGGCGAAATGGCGGGCGACGCCAATCTGACACGGCTGCTGCTCGGCCTGGGGCTGACGGAATTCTCCATGCATGCGCAGCAGCTGCTGGATGTGAAGCGCGAGGTCCGCCGTGCGCATTCGAACGCGCTGCGCGTGAAAGTGGCCTCGGTGCTCAACCGCGCGCTGCCCGTCGATCTGGCGACACTCAATCAGCCCTGA